In Paenibacillus xylanilyticus, the genomic window CACCCTATACTGTTGCTAGGAAAGAATTATGGTTTCAGTAATATCGTTGATTGAGAGTATAGGAATCGGAGGAGTTGCAAAATGGATTGCGTTAATCATGAAGTAAATAAGTTAAATGTTACTGCTAGACTATGCGGTATGGAGGAGAAGTTCATTATCAATAATATTTATCCTCTTTATCTGCATGATTTGTCTGAAGTATGGGAACACAAAATCAATCGTTATGGGGTGTTTGAGAATGATGATACCCGAACTTTGATGGAACAGAATCGCGTGTTTGATATTTGGTGGGAACACCCGAACGTATTATTCCCTTATCTGATCACAGTGGATGATATACCTGCAGGGCTTGCTTTTGTGGCTACTTCACCTTTCATATCCTGTCCTCACTATATCGATTATTACATGAATGAGTTCTTCCTATTACGTAATTATCGAGGAAAGGGTGTTGGAGAAGAAGCGGTGCGACAGATTATAGGAAAGATGCCAGGGCAATGGGAATTGCAAACAAATTCCACCGAACGAAACGAACGTGCGAAACGTTTCTGGCGAAAAACACTTAACACATGTACCAACGGGAAATACTCCGAAGAACTTGGTCATCATCCTGAAGATGGAGAAAAGCTAGTCTTTCGCTTCAGCACGAGTTCTGAAAAAGTGAGTAATTAGAGAGGTTGTTCCTTATTCATAGGTTTAGGTATAAACAAGTTTATCCGATATTCGTTGAACTAAAGGGTGGATTACACATATTTTTGAGTAGGCAACCACAGCCTGCTCTTTCTATTTGAACTAACGGAAAAACGTTAGCGTGATAGAACTAAGAAAGCAGCCGGTCAAAGTGATCAGCTGCTTTTGTTCAACTAACGGGCAGGATAACACAATAAACCTATCGAATTAACTTGAATATATTTCAGTTGAAACGGAGGTTATGGTTTGAAACATGCCTTTAATAGAGAATGGTTAATAAAAAAGTTTGAAGAAATTCGGAGAAGAATTCTTAATGCAATTAGTCAATTAGATGATGAACAACTCAACTGGAGACCCCATGAATCAAGCCACAGTATATCAACACTTATTAGGCATATAGAAGGGAATATTAAAGAAAGAATCTTGAAGGGAATATTACACCAAGAAATCCATAGAAACCGAGAAGAAGAACTGACACATGTTTTTGTTGAGAAGTCTGAATTAGAAAAGATCTGTGCAGAAAGACTCCAATTCGTTATCGATACGATAAGAAACATATCCGATGAGACACTAGAACAAAAGCAAATAGTGAGGAGTCGAGAAAGAACCAATCTAGATATGTTGCATCAATGCGCTGCTCACTTTTCCGAACACATGGGACAGATTTTTTACATCGCAAAACAATGTTTGAAGGAAGATTACAAATCCACATCCCTGTAGCTTTGTAGCTCCTAAGCACGAACTACCCTTACAAGGAAAGATAGCTCAAAAAAACCAAAAGCAGCTTGATCAACTCGATCAGCTGCTTTTAGTTCAGCTAACGGACAGGTTAGTTTAATGTTAACTCTTGAGCAGCGTTTGAAGGCCAGCTCATTTAAAGAAAATATAATCATTAACGCTTGGTTGTACGCAGATTTCAAGAATAATTCCTTATTTCTGTTTTTCTTCTTTTTCTAGAGCATGAGCAATGCTAATCTCCACAAAGTTTAGCACTGCGTCGGATACAGGGTATAGTCCTGACTCTAATGTAGGGAGCTTCCTCACTTCCCAAAATTTCTCCATCATTTTCTCGTCCCCATTAAATGTTTCGTGTGATAGCTTCATTAGCTCGCAGGCAATGTTATAACCTTCATTGGATTCAGGTAGAACAGATTCCTGTATGCACCACTCAATCCGGCGCAGCAAAGAGGCATATTGCTGAGTGGTCTTGTCATTACTGTTGAGATTGGGTAGTGCATTTTGAAGAAATGCACTTTCGTCATCGTTGAAGTAATCGATCCATTGTTTAGAAATAGGTTGTACGTTATTAACCAGATGAGAAACCAGATCCCAGGAGAGTGTACCCTCCAGATCAATCATGTTGATCAAAGACGTAGTATTTGCAATACTTCCCTGGATAGAAGCGAGCTGCTTTTGGAGATGATTATGGTGTGCAATTAGAATATGACGAAAAGATAGGCTGTCTATCACATTTTGAATGTCATCAAGCGGTAGTGATAGTGATTTAAGCAATGTTATCTTTTCAAGAGTGAATAAATCTTCCTCTGAATAATAGCGGCGACCGTTATCTTCCTTATAACTCGGTTTAAGAAGACCGATCTGATCATAATATCGCAGGGTTCTAACAGAAATGTTCCGCTGTTTGGATACTTGTCCTGTTGTCCATCTATTCATGTTTCTTCTTTCCTCCCGAAAATAATGCTTGCAGGTGACGTAACGTCACCTAATATCATAAAAGTATATCACAGAGGATTGAGGAGTTAAGGATGACTAGTACAGAAATGTGGAAAAAGATGGATCGATGGACTTGGCGTGAGTTTATTGCATTGCTTGCGCTTGAATTTGTATTCGTAATATTCGTTATCAAATATGCAGTACAGTCCATGTATGAGCAATGGTTGGGGAATACTCTATACTCAGGGACTCTTACAGGGCTTACCATCGCGATTGTACTTTTGTTAGGATTATATTTTATTGCTTTACGACCGAAAAAAATATCCTGGCTAGAGGTAGGAGTAAAGGGATTCCCTGTGAAAGATTGGTGGAGGATTGCGCTGTGGACACTCATTCTCATCGTATTAAGTGTGGCGATTCTCTATCTCACGAGTTTTCTTGGGAATACGGTAGACAATAGCAAAACAGAGAGTCTGAAGCAAAGCGTCACTCTTTTTACTATAATTATAGGTATTGTATCGGCAGGGATCGTGTCACCCATTTATGAGGAGATATTTTACCGTGGATTTATTTATCGTTGGCTACGCACTCGTGTTAGTATGAGCTGGGCGATTGTGATTAGTTCGCTAATCTTTACTATTGCACATTTTCCTACTATGAATGCCATGCCCGTGAATTTTATTAGTGGAGTTGTGCTTGCATGGACCTATGAGCGTACGGGATCTGTCTTGCCTGCTATGATCGTTCATGGTGTGTTTAATACAATTGCTGTGTTGTTAACTGCGATGAGTTAAAATGATTATTATACTTTGTATACACGATGAGCGGCCGTTCTGATTCTATATTAATTGGACGGAAGCGCAGCGTAATTAAGACTTGGTTACTGACCAAAGCCTGGCTGTAATTCAGCTAACGGGAAACGTTATGCTTAATAAAAAAGAATCAACGTGATCAACTGCGGTATACATCTAGGGGATGATGATAGGATCGTTGCAGAAGTGCTAACGATCCTTTTTGGTATACCTAAACGGAGTGAAATTCTTTTATATGATCCTCATAACTTTACAGCAACTTATAGCGTTCTCTATTGAGAATTAACAGAGGTGAAAATAGGCTAACGGTAAGAATTGAGCCGCAGGTAGATACGTTATAATGGTTTCAAAAGCACAACTCGGTAGAAGAAAACGAACAATCCGCTCCTGTAAATCCCAAAAAATCAAAAGTAGAGGTGGGCGTTCCGATACAATTATGGAGGTGTTTAGATGAACAAAGCAATCAAACGTATTTTTGCTACTTCAATTTCTGCTGCAAGTATCTTTGGTGTGGCATCTTCCGCATTTGCTAAAGAAGTATCTCTACCAGCACCATCACCAGTGTTGATCAAGCAACCTGGTAATGAAACAGGGGCTCCTTTCGTTTCTGATAAGCTATGGTCCATAAATTTTGATGGGAGTAGAACAAGTGATTCAAAAATGCTTGTAGTTTCAGATGATATACCTTGGCTTAAAGTGCAAATGAAAAATTCAGGAACAACAAAAATGATAGTTACTATCACACAAGACTCTCCTCAGGGAAAAGTATGGGGAATTCTTACTATTGCCCCTGGAGAATCTGATAATCTATGGGGTAAGATGCCTTTGGCAGGTACGTTTTATGTTAACTTCACATCGACGGGCACTTTAAAAGGTGCATCATCTACCCGAATTGCTTCTACGTATGAGGAATTAGGTCTTTAATGTTCCAATAACCCAACAATCCTTACGTTACACCTTCTGAAATTGTCAGAAGAGGATATTAAGAGAGGTCAAGATAACTGTAATAAAGTTGGATTAGTATGGAATAGAAAAATCTTGAAAGTACGGATTTCACATGTCACCGGGCATTCATTTTATTAAATTTAGGCAACAGCGAGTTAGGTCATAATTTAATCTTTATAACTAAGGAGAACGAATGGACCCGAAGATAAAGTTATTGTTCTTGGAAGAACATCCTGCAGAAGGCGCCGCACGTTATGGGGTCAGCCAAGAGGAACTTACTTATATTGGAGGTTTTCAAAACTTTATTTATTCCTATAATCGCGATGAATTAAAGTATATTCTTCGTTTCACTCCGAGTACTCTTCGCACATCGGAAGGACTTCTAGCAGAAATAGATTGGATTCGTTATCTTTCAGAGAGTGGTATAGCAGTATCAGAACCGATCTCTTCAATGAATGGAGAGTATTGCGAACTAATTCAAGGAAATAAAATAGATTTTTACGTAACCTCCTTTAAACATGCACCAGGCCGTAAAATCGGATATCCAGAATGTCTGGGCAATTCTAACCTTTATGAAGAGTGTGGTCGTGTAACGGGCCGACTTCATGAATTAGCGAAGCTTTACAACCCTACGATTGCCAAAAGGCACACTTGGAAGTCAAATGAATACCTCTTACGAGCCAAGGATTATTTACCGTCAGAACTTCAACCGATCCTTATTGCCCTTGATGAACTTAAAGTACAATTGGCGAGTCTGCCTGTTAATGCAGATAATTTTGGTTTGATTCACGGAGATATTAATGTGGGAAACTTCACAATCGATGAAGCTGGGAGATTAACTCTTTTTGACTTCGACGAGTGCCAGTACAGTTGGTATGTCGAGGATATTGCTATACAGCTGTATTACTTGCTATATGTATTCGGTGAAGATTCGAAATTCGAACGAAAGGTCCAGTATGATCTGTTTATAAAGCACTTCGAGCTAGGCTATACAGAGGATGG contains:
- a CDS encoding GNAT family N-acetyltransferase, with the protein product MDCVNHEVNKLNVTARLCGMEEKFIINNIYPLYLHDLSEVWEHKINRYGVFENDDTRTLMEQNRVFDIWWEHPNVLFPYLITVDDIPAGLAFVATSPFISCPHYIDYYMNEFFLLRNYRGKGVGEEAVRQIIGKMPGQWELQTNSTERNERAKRFWRKTLNTCTNGKYSEELGHHPEDGEKLVFRFSTSSEKVSN
- a CDS encoding DinB family protein; translation: MKHAFNREWLIKKFEEIRRRILNAISQLDDEQLNWRPHESSHSISTLIRHIEGNIKERILKGILHQEIHRNREEELTHVFVEKSELEKICAERLQFVIDTIRNISDETLEQKQIVRSRERTNLDMLHQCAAHFSEHMGQIFYIAKQCLKEDYKSTSL
- a CDS encoding MerR family transcriptional regulator — protein: MNRWTTGQVSKQRNISVRTLRYYDQIGLLKPSYKEDNGRRYYSEEDLFTLEKITLLKSLSLPLDDIQNVIDSLSFRHILIAHHNHLQKQLASIQGSIANTTSLINMIDLEGTLSWDLVSHLVNNVQPISKQWIDYFNDDESAFLQNALPNLNSNDKTTQQYASLLRRIEWCIQESVLPESNEGYNIACELMKLSHETFNGDEKMMEKFWEVRKLPTLESGLYPVSDAVLNFVEISIAHALEKEEKQK
- a CDS encoding CPBP family intramembrane glutamic endopeptidase — its product is MTSTEMWKKMDRWTWREFIALLALEFVFVIFVIKYAVQSMYEQWLGNTLYSGTLTGLTIAIVLLLGLYFIALRPKKISWLEVGVKGFPVKDWWRIALWTLILIVLSVAILYLTSFLGNTVDNSKTESLKQSVTLFTIIIGIVSAGIVSPIYEEIFYRGFIYRWLRTRVSMSWAIVISSLIFTIAHFPTMNAMPVNFISGVVLAWTYERTGSVLPAMIVHGVFNTIAVLLTAMS
- a CDS encoding phosphotransferase enzyme family protein; translated protein: MDPKIKLLFLEEHPAEGAARYGVSQEELTYIGGFQNFIYSYNRDELKYILRFTPSTLRTSEGLLAEIDWIRYLSESGIAVSEPISSMNGEYCELIQGNKIDFYVTSFKHAPGRKIGYPECLGNSNLYEECGRVTGRLHELAKLYNPTIAKRHTWKSNEYLLRAKDYLPSELQPILIALDELKVQLASLPVNADNFGLIHGDINVGNFTIDEAGRLTLFDFDECQYSWYVEDIAIQLYYLLYVFGEDSKFERKVQYDLFIKHFELGYTEDGRRMPDNWKDMMKLFLRLREIIVVVGMYRSWDLSKPDDWTRDFLQDSKMRITKGISLIDEL